The Triticum aestivum cultivar Chinese Spring chromosome 3A, IWGSC CS RefSeq v2.1, whole genome shotgun sequence genome includes a region encoding these proteins:
- the LOC123059635 gene encoding uncharacterized protein, which yields MFLLSGAGSRKQKNVQPGFQQFKAYSDGAQNCGPSERKEMDRDSGVGMTIAAVATLLQSLKDFSHTYQAMSPLAWGLATPLDRDKQQNNPAKEDRDCLIALLLLQYEKVHPFMVDNNMQFEITEITEKGGLSHTEAVYKLVCFMQLDQTERKMDLAEQARVADIITATENPTCLSRFLQLRGHYILNDWLQETQKGESAEGGSPKESDKPIKELVLALIRALAKLPVSLTALRSCSIGISINHLCSHKDLEIQRKAKCLLDCWKERVDHETKWTDVSNLKDKPHVNNQQMLRRKRKEKQRQTKVEFEGEKRPKVFTLEEVAKHNFKHDCWVLIAGKVYDVTKFLVDHPGGAHVLLSSTAKDATNDFEDAGHNSTARAMMDEYCIGQIDTTTIPPKQSNYEAYNTGEHDAGQSSLSSKSISTLLSSSEKTDQVTELKAL from the exons ATGTTCCTCCTTTCAGGGGCGGGCTCAAGAAAGCAGAAAAATGTTCAGCCAGGTTTCCAGCAATTCAAGGCTTATTCAGATGGTGCTCAAAATTGTGGTCCATCTGAAAGGAAGGAGATGGACAGAGATAGTGGCGTAGGCATGACAATAGCTGCAGTAGCTACACTGTTACAGTCACTGAAGGATTTCAGCCACACGTACCAGGCCATGTCCCCTCTTGCCTGGGGCCTGGCTACGCCACTAGACAGAGACAAGCAACAAAATAATCCAGCTAAGGAAGATCGTGATTGCCTTATTGCCTTATTATTGCTTCAGTATGAGAAAGTCCACCCTTTTATGGTTGATAACAATATGCAGTTTGAAATCACAGAGATAACAGAAAAGGGTGGACTTTCTCATACTGAAGCAGTCTACAAGCTAGTTTGTTTCATGCAACTTGATCAAACTGAACGGAAAATGGACCTTGCCGAGCAAGCAAGGGTCGCCGATATTATCACAGCTACAGAAAATCCTACCTGCCTTAGCAGGTTTTTGCAACTAAGGGGCCATTATATCTTGAACGATTGGCTTCAAGAGACTCAGAAAGGGGAGTCTGCTGAAGGGGGTAGTCCTAAAGAATCTGACAAACCTATTAAAGAACTTGTCCTGGCCCTGATTCGTGCACTAGCGAAATTGCCTGTCAGTCTGACTGCCTTAAGAAGCTGCAGTATTGGGATATCTATCAATCATCTGTGCAGCCATAAAGATCTGGAGATACAGAGGAAGGCTAAATGTCTTCTTGATTGCTGGAAGGAGCGTGTTGACCATGAAACGAAGTGGACTGATGTAAGCAACTTGAAGGACAAACCTCACGTCAATAACCAGCAAATGCTCCgccgcaaaagaaaagaaaaacagcgACAAACGAAGGTTGAGTTCGAGGGGGAAAAGAGGCCAAAGGTGTTTACCTTGGAGGAGGTTGCCAAGCACAACTTCAAGCACGACTGTTGGGTCCTCATCGCCGGCAAG gtGTACGATGTGACAAAGTTTCTCGTGGATCACCCTGGAGGTGCCCATGTCTTGCTGTCTTCAACTG CCAAGGATGCAACCAACGACTTCGAAGACGCGGGACACAACTCCACAGCTCGGGCAATGATGGATGAGTACTGCATCGGTCAGATTGACACAACCACAATACCCCCCAAGCAATCAAACTACGAG